From the Manihot esculenta cultivar AM560-2 chromosome 3, M.esculenta_v8, whole genome shotgun sequence genome, one window contains:
- the LOC110612139 gene encoding putative pentatricopeptide repeat-containing protein At1g68930, with protein sequence MTDRDLVSWNALLSGFHDFETGDQGLRIFDQILVEGFKPNMYTFVSVLRSCASLLDVCFGKQVHTHIIKNSLDGNDFVGTALIDMYAKSRCLEGADVAFNRLTNKDLFTWTVIIAGFAQNGQEEKAVKCLVQMLREDIKPNEFTLASCLSGCSRVAALGNGQQLHSVAIKSGHFGDVFVASALVDMYGKCGCIEDAEAIFKGLFSRDTVSWNTIISGYSQHGQGEKALEAFRMMLDEGIVPDEITYLGILAACSYMGLVEEGKKLFNLMCKDYGITPSIEHHACMVDILGRAGKFSEVDVYIEEMKLSQYSLVWETVLGSCKLHGNVEVGKRAAERLFELEPKMASSYILLSNIFAAKGMWDDVRSTRALMSTQGVKKEPGCSWVEVDGQVHVFTSQDGSHPKTREIYAKLEELGQKLASRGYIPKTENVLHNVSNKEKVENLYYHSERLALAFAFISTNPVKPIRIFKNLRICGDCHDFMKHVTDITNSEIFVRDIKRFHHFRRGICSCQDNW encoded by the coding sequence ATGACTGATCGGGATTTAGTTTCATGGAATGCCCTTTTATCTGGTTTCCATGACTTTGAAACTGGTGATCAAGGGCTGAGAATTTTTGACCAGATTCTTGTGGAAGGTTTCAAGCCCAACATGTACACGTTTGTTAGCGTTTTAAGGTCTTGCGCTAGCCTTTTGGATGTGTGCTTTGGAAAGCAAgtgcatacacatatcataaaGAACAGCCTTGATGGTAATGATTTTGTTGGAACCGCTCTTATTGACATGTATGCAAAAAGCAGATGCTTAGAAGGTGCAGATGTAGCTTTCAATAGATTAACAAACAAGGACCTCTTCACCTGGACAGTCATTATTGCTGGTTTTGCACAAAATGGTCAAGAAGAAAAGGCTGTTAAGTGCTTAGTTCAGATGCTAAGAGAGGATATAAAGCCAAATGAATTCACTCTTGCCAGCTGTTTAAGTGGATGTTCCCGGGTGGCAGCCTTGGGTAATGGACAGCAGCTCCATTCTGTGGCAATAAAGTCTGGTCATTTTGGTGATGTTTTCGTTGCTAGTGCACTTGTTGATATGTATGGGAAATGTGGGTGCATAGAAGATGCTGAGGCCATTTTTAAGGGTTTGTTTTCACGGGACACAGTCTCATGGAATACAATCATATCTGGATACTCGCAACACGGGCAAGGGGAAAAGGCTCTTGAGGCCTTTAGGATGATGTTAGATGAAGGCATTGTACCTGATGAGATCACCTACCTAGGTATTCTTGCTGCATGTAGCTACATGGGTTTGGTCGAGGAGGGGAAAAAGCTTTTTAACCTGATGTGCAAAGATTATGGGATTACTCCTTCAATTGAGCACCATGCTTGTATGGTGGATATTCTTGGTCGAGCTGGAAAATTCAGCGAGGTTGATGTTTATATAGAGGAAATGAAGCTAAGCCAATATTCTTTGGTCTGGGAGACTGTTCTCGGATCATGTAAATTGCATGGCAATGTTGAAGTTGGTAAACGAGCTGCTGAGAGACTCTTTGAACTTGAACCCAAGATGGCTTCCAGTTATATATTGCTATCGAACATTTTTGCAGCGAAAGGTATGTGGGACGATGTCAGAAGTACTCGGGCTTTGATGTCTACTCAAGGTGTTAAGAAAGAGCCTGGATGCAGTTGGGTGGAGGTTGATGGTCAAGTCCATGTCTTCACATCTCAAGATGGTTCCCATCCGAAAACAAGGGAAATTTATGCTAAATTGGAGGAGTTGGGACAAAAATTGGCTTCAAGGGGTTATATACCAAAGACAGAAAATGTGCTGCATAATGTCAGTAACAAAGAAAAGGTGGAAAATCTCTACTATCATAGTGAAAGATTGGCTCTTGCTTTTGCCTTTATAAGCACCAATCCAGTTAAACCAATCCGAATTTTCAAAAATCTTCGTATCTGTGGAGattgccatgattttatgaaacATGTCACAGACATCACAAATAGTGAAATATTTGTTCGTGACATCAAGCGTTTCCACCATTTCAGGAGAGGCATTTGCTCTTGCCAGGATAATTGGTAA
- the LOC122723221 gene encoding uncharacterized protein LOC122723221, with product MASSSKPIPFIEENYGLAFHQSMQQLVDEIHKETLNLSHFINVFYRLMQSKVDPPIETIWIYSALSFRSRKKANQDLSDHILIVKELFQLISRCSGPCSASKSIALLAPVVFQVYNLVVELLGKDLGARRVKKAAKEAKSLIGEIIGYVSVCCGKDVSKESDSNLSVSFLDLASLWIDGNDGFKGFLPLTSDEIYKEISVGGSTVANLAGVVISEVFLLKLCLDLRIGNRGEALEKELRSWIVGSITGLQSFYFFGEWIHSSEDESFLRRILYDAAILVEYSFLSPEKAVNITANHVRDLAVKRLIITHEALELFRKSGDQKRAIAYSSSFSNSGFRTQIIQYITSQVGIGEEASRLKGASPKALIKFLLNLDGQGIRLFDDTISKFHAKLAFDDSKSDYEQLAFKPGGKKADADLFYIDNKGEEENLGEDDKEVNESMSNAFIASAQRMRLMENGGKKRKEERNARKKKKIKLLKHTLSDTSDSDEERSTSASDDDSGSESEVENPTSDEDV from the exons ATGGCCTCGTCTTCGAAACCCATTCCTTTTATCGAGGAAAATTATGGGCTCGCATTCCACCAATCAATGCAACAACTCGTAGATGAAATACACAAAGAAACATTAAATTTGTCTCATTTCATCAATGTATTCTACCGATTAATGCAATCGAAAGTTGATCCTCCTATAGAAACGATCTGGATCTACTCTGCTTTGTCCTTCAGGAGCCGAAAAAAAGCAAACCAGGATCTTTCAGATCATATTCTGATTGTAAAGGAACTGTTTCAACTTATTTCGAGATGCTCAGGTCCGTGTAGTGCTTCGAAAAGCATAGCATTGCTAGCTCCTGTTGTTTTCCAAGTTTATAATTTGGTTGTTGAGTTATTGGGCAAAGATTTGGGAGCTAGGAGAGTGAAGAAAGCTGCTAAGGAGGCCAAGTCTTTGATTGGGGAGATTATTGGATATGTAAGTGTGTGTTGTGGTAAGGATGTCAGTAAGGAAAGTGATTCAAATTTGAGTGTATCGTTTTTAGATTTGGCTAGTCTCTGGATTGATGGGAACGACGGCTTTAAGGGTTTTTTACCTCTCACGAGCGATGAGATATATAAAGAGATTAGTGTTGGAGGGTCAACAGTTGCAAACTTGGCTGGAGTTGTTATTTCTGAGGTTTTCTTGTTGAAGCTATGCTTGGATTTACGAATAGGGAATCGAGGGGAAGCGCTGGAGAAGGAACTGAGAAGTTGGATTGTTGGATCAATAACTGGGTTACAGAGCTTCTACTTCTTCG GTGAATG GATCCAT AGTTCTGAAGATGAAAGTTTTTTGAGGAGAATTCTGTATGATGCTGCTATTTTGGTAGAATATTCTTTTCTCAGTCCTGAGAAAGCAGTTAATATAACAGCCAATCACGTGAGAGATCTAGCAGTGAAAAGATTGATAATTACACATGAAGCCCTAGAGCTTTTCAG AAAAAGTGGGGACCAAAAGAGAGCTATTGCTTATAGTAGTTCTTTCTCCAATTCCGGATTCCGTACCCAAATTATCCAGTATATCACAAGCCAGGTTGGCATAGGGGAGGAAGCAAGTAGATTGAAGGGAGCATCACCTAAAGCCCTTATAA AGTTTTTACTAAACCTTGATGGTCAAGGCATAAGGCTATTTGATGATACTATCTCCAAATTCCATGCCAAATTAGCCTTTGATGATTCCAAGTCTGACTATGAGCAACTAGCATTTAAGCCAGGGGGAAAGAAAGCAGATGCTGATCTGTTTTACATTGATAACAAAGGAGAAGAGGAAAACCTTGGTGAGGATGATAAGGAGGTAAATGAGTCCATGAGCAATGCCTTCATAGCTTCTGCACAGAGAATGAGATTGATGGAAAATGGAGGAAAAAAACGGAAAGAAGAGAGAAACgccagaaagaagaaaaagataaaacttcTTAAGCATACCCTCTCTGACACTTCTGATTCAGATGAAGAGAGGTCCACATCTGCTAGTGATGATGATTCAGGTAGTGAGAGTGAAGTTGAGAATCCAACTTCTGATGAAGATGTTTAA
- the LOC110611063 gene encoding LOW QUALITY PROTEIN: putative transcription factor bHLH041 (The sequence of the model RefSeq protein was modified relative to this genomic sequence to represent the inferred CDS: substituted 1 base at 1 genomic stop codon), translating to MQLLPLHMDTVFSLPNEADRATYLRSLVQSFGCNYICLWFYLPQPNHRLYFLDGYYDEETNAIGSSTGSLARRLFDEYRQEVFFIVNDRVPGMAFVNEQLYRELNESELQRMASAAVQQQFYKEARIKTAVFIGCRSGEIEMGWSNGMTQVREQINNLYTFLIKASSXLQHVFDEVQLSFLFQINMENPYWPSSSSLSMRSLSMDSADSSPLLFNIPSTSSAVQQVSQSLRPVPTTTSPLQLAMQSLQPAPSTTSPLQPAMQSTSNHQVAMREFALTRNVHLPSQESEDAAMISAILAVLTSPSSSTNSSITSNLPYNYCERQRASAFKNYQAPSRQTRQNLRRQSMLKRAITYYRSLNIVRRQHMLASRPSNSQLLHVISERRRREKINETFEALRKLLPPVAKKDKASVLNRTREYLTSLNAEIEKLSKKNKQLEAQLQQLPAEEVAEEEGSESSNERLELRVTQVSETTSEEQRIIDLQVVIRGESPVQEMLIRILEFLNQVNNVNVIFIVASTRTTESRSANRVRLRLKIEGEEWEESAFQEAIRRVVADLAQ from the exons ATGCAGCTGCTTCCACTTCACATGGATACCGTCTTCTCGCTCCCCAACGAAGCAGACCGTGCCACCTATCTTAGATCCCTAGTGCAGTCTTTTGGCTGTAATTACATTTGTCTTTGGTTTTACTTGCCTCAGCCAAACCA CCGTTTATACTTCTTGGATGGGTATTACGATGAAGAAACCAACGCAATTGGCTCTTCGACGGGAAGCTTAGCTCGGAGACTTTTTGATGAATATCGGCAAGAAGTGTTCTTCATTGTAAATGA CCGTGTTCCCGGAATGGCTTTTGTCAATGAACAACTCTACAGAGAGCTAAATGAATCTGAACTTCAAAGAATGGCATCTGCTGCTGTGCAGCAGCAATTCTacaaa GAAGCGAGGATCAAG ACTGCAGTCTTTATCGGGTGCAGGAGTGGGGAAATTGAAATGGGCTGGTCCAACGGGATGACTCAAGTAAGAGAACAAATCAATAATCTTTATACGTTTCTGATTAAAGCTTCATCGTGATTACAGCATGTTTTTGACGAAGTCCAATTGAGTTTTCTCTTTCAGATTAACATGGAAAATCCATATTGGCCTTCATCATCTTCCTTGTCAATGAGGTCACTGTCCATGGATAGCGCAGATAGCTCTCCTTTGTTGTTCAATATTCCAAGCACGTCAAGCGCAGTCCAACAAGTCTCGCAATCTCTGCGACCAGTACCCACCACAACCAGCCCACTTCAACTGGCCATGCAATCTCTGCAGCCGGCACCGAGCACCACTAGCCCACTTCAACCTGCAATGCAATCAACCAGTAATCACCAAGTAGCCATGCGAGAATTTGCGCTGACGAGAAACGTTCATTTGCCATCCCAAGAAAGTGAAGATGCTGCAATGATTAGTGCCATTCTGGCAGTTCTAacatctccttcctcttctacaAATTCTTCAATAACATCTAACTTACCTTATAATTACTGCGAAAGGCAGAGAGCTAGTGCTTTCAAGAATTATCAAGCTCCCTCAAGACAAACGAGACAAAATTTACGCAGGCAAAGTATGCTTAAACGAGCAATTACTTATTACAGAAGCTTAAATATTGTGAGAAGGCAACATATGCTGGCAAGTCGCCCCTCCAACTCTCAGTTGCTCCACGTGATATCAGAGCGTAGAAGGCGTGAAAAGATCAATGAAACCTTTGAAGCATTGAGAAAACTTCTCCCTCCAGTAGCCAAG AAAGACAAAGCGTCAGTGCTTAATCGAACAAGGGAGTACTTAACCTCTCTGAATGCTGAAATCGAGAAACTTAGCAAGAAAAACAAGCAATTAGAAGCACAACTGCAACAACTACCtgcagaagaagttgcagaagaagaaggcaGTGAGTCCTCAAATGAAAGACTTGAACTCAGGGTTACACAAGTCTCTGAAACAACATCAGAAGAACAAAGAATCATCGACCTTCAAGTTGTAATAAGAGGAGAATCCCCTGTTCAAGAAATGTTGATTCGGATTCtcgagttcttgaaccaagTTAACAATGTGAACGTGATATTCATAGTAGCCAGTACACGAACAACAGAATCAAGATCTGCTAACCGTGTAAGGTTGAGACTGAAAATTGAG GGTGAAGAATGGGAGGAGTCTGCCTTCCAGGAAGCAATAAGAAGAGTTGTTGCTGACCTGGCACAGTAA
- the LOC110612138 gene encoding ATP-dependent zinc metalloprotease FTSH 5, mitochondrial-like, with the protein MPRRRRNRGNRRNNARRNQQGQGRNGDEINVDGIEQISEEGNNSSQPSVNVEHGSEGGTGESSGSYSVTGTLRLPPEDGIIGTAANPCHVIRVREGFEYRIKYCDVIWKFIMLILAIGAVAIMFNNMELNGVHYEQDVKPSMGSNITFNDVKGVDEAKAELEEIVHCFRDPERFTRLGAKLPKGILLAGPPGTGKTMLARALAAEVGVPFFSSSGREFQDYKREGARRVRKLFSAAKKQSPCIIFIDELDAIGGARSSNEPQQMRMTLNQLLFEMDGFKQNEGIVVLAATNFLQSLDKALIRPGRFDRHVVVRKPDFEGRRQILEVHMSKVPREGDVDLTIIARGTPGFSGAELANLVNSAAFKAAIDGAEEVAMAHLEYAKDKIIMGTERRSAMISEKHRNLTAIHESGHAIAAIHVDGALPVHKVTITRRGNSFGMVALLPDKDEINISKKQMFARVVVSMGGRAAEEVIFGEDEVTSSASSDFEQATALAIVMVTEYGMSKETGLAYLNYDDDATKLSPDSRLVIEKEVRKLLEKAYSTAKRIVTTHRKELSALANALLEHETLTGSQIEALLSQKL; encoded by the exons ATG ccaaggagaagaagaaatcgGGGCAATCGTAGGAATAATGCGAGAAGGAATCAGCAAGGGCAGGGAAGGAACGGCGACGAAATTAATGTAGATGGAATTGAG CAAATATCTGAAGAAGGGAATAATTCGTCTCAGCCGTCAG TCAATGTAGAACACGGTAGCGAAGGGGGGACAGGTGAAAGCAGTGGTAGTTACTCAGTCACTGGCACCCTTAGACTGCCCCCAGAAGATGGTATTATAGGGACTGCCGCTAATCCTTGTCATGTCATAAGAGTAAGGGAAGGATTTGAATATCGCATAAAGTACTGTGATGTCATCTGGAAGTTTATTATGCTGATATTGGCAATTGGAGCAGTCGCGATAATGTTCAACAATATGGAACTCAATGGAG TGCATTATGAACAAGATGTAAAGCCTAGCATGGGATCTAACATAACCTTTAATGACGTTAAAGGTGTTGATGAGGCAAAAGCTGAGCTGGAAGAAATTGTTCATTGTTTTCGAGATCCTGAG CGATTTACTCGTCTAGGAGCCAAGCTTCCAAAAGGCATTCTACTTGCTGGGCCACCAGGAACAGGTAAGACTATGCTAGCCAGGGCTTTAGCAGCTGAAGTTGGTGTGCCCTTCTTCTCATCTAGTGGTCGTGAGTTTCAAGATTATAAGCGTGAGGGAGCAAGGAGGGTCAGGAAACTTTTTTCAGCGGCAAAGAAGCAGTCGCCTTGTATTATATTCATTGATGAATTAGATGCTATTGGAGGAGCTCGCAGCTCAAATGAACCACAGCAAATGAGAATGACTTTGAATCAGCTGCTATTTGAAATGGATGGCTTCAAACAAAACGAAGGAATAGTTGTGCTTGCTGCAACCAATTTTCTGCAGTCATTGGATAAGGCACTGATAAGGCCTGGACGGTTTGACCGTCATGTTGTTGTTCGCAAACCTGATTTTGAAGGAAGGCGGCAAATCCTGGAAGTTCACATGTCCAAG GTACCAAGGGAAGGTGATGTTGATCTGACAATCATTGCCAGAGGAACACCTGGGTTCTCTGGGGCTGAGCTTGCTAATTTGGTCAATTCTGCTGCTTTCAAAGCAGCAATTGATGGTGCTGAAGAAGTGGCAATGGCCCATTTGGAGTATGCTAAAGACAAGATCATCATGGGAACTGAACGGAGATCTGCCATGATATCTGAAAAGCATCGCAATCTGACTGCTATTCACGAAAGTGGGCATGCAATAGCAGCTATCCACGTTGATGGAGCCCTCCCAGTTCATAAGGTAACGATTACTCGACGAGGGAACTCTTTTGGCATGGTTGCTCTGTTACCAGACAAGGATGAGATAAACATCTCAAAAAAACAGATGTTTGCTCGGGTTGTTGTTTCTATGGGTGGTCGTGCTGCAGAGGAAGTCATTTTTGGAGAAGATGAAGTTACTTCAAGTGCATCATCTGACTTTGAGCAGGCAACCGCCCTGGCAATAGTAATGGTGACAGAGTATGGCATGAGCAAGGAAACTGGGCTTGCATACCTTAACTATGATGATGATGCAACAAAATTGAGCCCTGATAGTAGACTTGTTATTGAGAAAGAAGTGAGGAAGCTTCTTGAAAAGGCTTACAGTACAGCAAAAAGAATTGTGACGACTCATAGGAAGGAGCTTAGTGCTCTAGCTAATGCCTTGTTGGAGCACGAGACTCTTACGGGAAGTCAGATCGAGGCCCTGCTTTCTCAGAAGCTGTAG
- the LOC110611025 gene encoding probable protein arginine N-methyltransferase 1, with product IVTVVTVLKGKIEEIELPVAKVDIIISEWMGYFLLYENMLNTVLYARDKWLVSDGILLPDKASLYLTAIDDANYKEDKIEFWNNVYGFNMSCIKKQAIMEPLVDTVDQKQIVTDCQLLKIMNISQMVSGDASFTVPFKLEAERDDYIHALVAYFDVSFTKCHKLMGFSTGPRSRATHWKQTILYLEDVLTICEGEVLSGNMTVAPDQKNPRNIDIMIKYALNGQRCVVSRTQYYKMR from the exons attgttaCAGTTGTAACGGTTTTGAAGGGAAAGATTGAAGAAATTGAGCTACCAGTTGCTAAAGTAGATATTATAATTTCAGAGTGGATGGGATATTTTCTATTGTATGAAAATATGTTAAACACGGTCCTCTATGCACGAGATAAATGGCTT GTCAGTGATGGAATTCTTCTACCAGACAAAGCTTCCCTTTATTTGACAGCCATTGATGATGCAAACTACAAAGAAGATAAGATTGAAT TTTGGAATAATGTGTATGGCTTTAACATGAGTTGCATCAAGAAGCAAGCCATCATGGAACCTCTTGTTGATACTGTTGATCAGAAACAAATTGTCACAGACTGCCAGCTCCTCAAG ATTATGAATATCTCTCAAATGGTTTCTGGGGACGCTTCCTTCACAGTTCCTTTTAAGCTTGAGGCTGAGCGGGATGATTACATCCATGCCTTGGTGGCCTACTTTGATGTGTCATTTACCAAATGTCACAAGTTAATGGGCTTCTCTACAG GGCCAAGATCACGGGCTACACACTGGAAGCAAACGATTCTGtacctagaagatgtgttaacTATATGTGAAGGGGAAGTCTTATCTGGGAACATGACTGTCGCACCGGACCAAAAAAATCCTCGCAACATTGATATAATGATCAAATATGCATTGAATGGGCAGCGGTGTGTGGTCTCAAGAACTCAATATTATAAGATGCGGTGA